Proteins encoded in a region of the Corynebacterium genitalium ATCC 33030 genome:
- a CDS encoding Na+/H+ antiporter subunit A encodes MITLLFALVAATAAAPFLLRAFGRPAFGILALVPGAGFAWMVYQFADGTFKDGGEILASYPWMPGLYLNLEFRLDALAGLFSLIILGAGALVLLYCWGYFDTNPIRLSIFSSQLTMFAMAMYGLVISDNFLVMYIFWEITSVLSFLLVSYYGERASSRRAANQALLVTTFGGLAMLLGIVLFGTQTGIWRLSEIPARTELADVPWISAVVVLLLLGALTKSAQAPFHFWLPGAMAAPTPVSAYLHSAAMVKAGVYLIARLAPDFAPIPAWHVVVIPAGIFTMLLGGWMALKQVDLKLILAYGTVSQLGFMIAVIGIGSPSATMAGLTLVFSHSLFKAALFMIVGAIDHTTGTRDIRELSGLGRREPLVAILATISAASMAGIPPLWGFVAKEAALEATLHEELLVGMPRNMMLVAFVVGSILTMAYSLYFLWGAFARKKEHELSEDTELIDGSTPAVRDRDPIQFLQWLPPAVLTVLTVIFGPFPGLLSDAFNQHLDVRFPGDPGKDLKLWHGITVPLMLTIVIVLVGTVMFLQRQLVARAQFDRPALGDADALWDNMLKALRQASLRLTASTQRGSLTINLATIFAVLMVVPIGALIIGGANDIRMILWDSPWQGMAAIILMICAVAATRARNRLSIVILVGMTGYALAFMFALHGAPDLALTQVLVETIVMVVFMLVLRKLPTDVDVRKDLDNRLRAWLSVGTGLSVVVVAMVAMSARTATPISEFMPDLAFEIGHGRNTVNVLLVDLRAADTLGEISVLVIAATGVASLIYRTQSFQRSSRRPTLSSRQPRWLASGVDTEKSQNRSIMVDVVTRILFPSMILLSAYFFFSGHNAPGGGFAGGLVAGLAFTLRYLAGGREELEEALPVDPAKILGTGLLLSGAAAIIPMFMGYPPLTSGYIEPELPLIGPVTIPSALLFDAGVYAIVIGLAMHILHSLGGQLDLEEDERKERARDRARALQRKNEQRRAAREETLAQREREREAEKQKKAETSRGGGEERSEGRPHASISGKEL; translated from the coding sequence GTGATCACGCTGCTCTTCGCCCTCGTCGCAGCCACCGCGGCCGCCCCGTTTTTGCTTCGCGCGTTCGGCCGCCCCGCCTTCGGCATCCTGGCCCTGGTTCCCGGGGCCGGTTTCGCGTGGATGGTGTACCAGTTCGCCGACGGCACCTTCAAAGATGGCGGCGAAATCCTGGCCAGCTATCCGTGGATGCCCGGGCTGTATCTCAACCTGGAGTTCCGGCTCGATGCCCTCGCGGGCCTGTTCTCCCTGATCATCCTCGGCGCGGGCGCCCTGGTGCTGCTGTACTGCTGGGGGTATTTCGACACGAACCCCATTCGCCTGAGCATCTTCAGCTCCCAGCTGACTATGTTCGCCATGGCGATGTACGGCTTGGTCATCTCCGACAACTTCCTGGTCATGTACATCTTCTGGGAGATCACGTCGGTACTGTCGTTCCTGCTGGTCTCCTACTACGGTGAGCGCGCGTCGTCACGCCGCGCCGCCAACCAGGCGCTACTGGTCACCACCTTCGGCGGCCTGGCCATGCTGCTGGGCATCGTCCTCTTCGGCACCCAGACCGGCATTTGGCGGCTGTCCGAAATCCCCGCCCGCACCGAGCTGGCGGACGTCCCGTGGATTTCCGCCGTCGTGGTGCTGCTGCTCCTTGGCGCCCTGACCAAGTCCGCCCAGGCCCCGTTCCACTTCTGGCTGCCCGGCGCGATGGCCGCCCCGACACCGGTCTCGGCCTACTTGCACTCCGCAGCCATGGTGAAGGCTGGCGTTTACCTCATCGCCCGCCTCGCGCCCGACTTTGCACCCATCCCGGCCTGGCACGTCGTGGTCATCCCGGCCGGCATCTTCACCATGCTCCTCGGCGGCTGGATGGCTCTGAAGCAGGTCGACCTGAAACTCATCCTCGCCTATGGCACCGTCTCGCAGCTGGGATTCATGATCGCCGTCATCGGCATCGGTTCCCCCTCCGCCACCATGGCGGGCCTGACCTTGGTGTTCAGCCACTCGCTATTCAAAGCAGCGCTGTTCATGATCGTCGGCGCCATCGACCACACCACCGGCACCCGCGACATCCGCGAACTGTCCGGCCTGGGCCGCCGCGAACCACTGGTCGCCATCCTGGCCACCATCTCCGCTGCGTCGATGGCGGGCATTCCGCCGCTGTGGGGCTTCGTCGCCAAAGAAGCCGCCCTCGAAGCGACCCTGCATGAGGAACTGCTAGTCGGCATGCCGCGCAACATGATGCTCGTGGCGTTCGTGGTCGGCTCCATCCTCACCATGGCGTACTCGCTGTACTTCCTGTGGGGCGCCTTCGCCCGCAAAAAAGAGCACGAGCTCAGCGAAGACACAGAGCTTATCGACGGCTCCACCCCCGCCGTCCGCGACCGCGACCCCATCCAATTCCTCCAGTGGTTGCCTCCTGCGGTCCTGACCGTCCTGACGGTTATCTTCGGACCGTTCCCTGGCCTGCTGTCGGACGCGTTCAACCAGCACCTCGACGTGCGCTTCCCCGGCGACCCCGGCAAAGACCTGAAGCTGTGGCACGGCATCACGGTGCCGCTCATGCTCACGATCGTCATTGTGCTGGTGGGCACCGTCATGTTCCTGCAGCGCCAGCTGGTGGCCCGCGCTCAGTTCGACCGCCCGGCGCTGGGCGATGCAGATGCTCTCTGGGACAACATGCTCAAGGCGTTGCGGCAGGCGTCGCTACGCTTGACCGCGTCGACGCAGCGTGGTTCGTTGACCATCAACCTGGCCACGATCTTCGCTGTGCTCATGGTCGTGCCCATCGGCGCGCTGATCATCGGCGGCGCCAACGACATCCGCATGATCCTGTGGGATTCTCCGTGGCAGGGCATGGCCGCGATCATCCTGATGATCTGCGCTGTCGCCGCGACCCGCGCCCGGAACCGTTTGTCCATCGTGATCTTGGTGGGCATGACGGGCTACGCCCTGGCGTTCATGTTCGCTCTGCACGGCGCGCCGGACCTGGCGCTGACGCAGGTGCTTGTGGAGACGATCGTCATGGTCGTGTTCATGCTCGTCCTGCGCAAGCTGCCCACCGACGTCGATGTCCGCAAGGACTTGGATAACCGCCTGCGGGCCTGGCTGTCGGTCGGCACCGGCCTGTCCGTGGTGGTCGTGGCCATGGTGGCCATGTCCGCCCGCACCGCCACGCCGATCTCCGAGTTCATGCCCGACCTCGCCTTTGAGATCGGCCACGGCCGCAACACCGTGAACGTGCTGCTGGTGGACCTGCGCGCCGCCGATACCCTCGGTGAGATCAGCGTCCTGGTCATCGCCGCGACCGGCGTGGCCTCCCTGATCTACCGCACCCAGTCCTTCCAGCGCAGCTCGCGCCGCCCGACGCTGAGTTCCCGGCAACCGCGCTGGCTGGCCTCCGGCGTGGACACGGAGAAGTCGCAGAACCGCTCGATCATGGTGGACGTGGTCACCCGCATCCTCTTCCCGTCGATGATCCTGCTGTCGGCGTACTTCTTCTTCTCCGGCCACAACGCGCCCGGCGGCGGCTTCGCCGGCGGCTTGGTCGCTGGCCTCGCCTTCACGCTGCGCTACCTCGCCGGCGGCCGCGAGGAACTCGAAGAGGCCCTGCCGGTCGACCCGGCAAAGATCCTGGGCACCGGCCTGCTGCTCTCCGGCGCCGCGGCGATCATCCCCATGTTCATGGGCTACCCGCCGCTGACCTCGGGTTATATTGAGCCGGAGCTGCCGCTCATCGGCCCGGTCACCATCCCCAGCGCCCTGCTTTTCGACGCCGGCGTCTACGCCATTGTCATCGGCCTGGCCATGCACATCCTGCATTCCCTGGGCGGCCAGCTCGACCTGGAAGAGGACGAGCGCAAGGAGCGCGCCCGCGACCGTGCCCGCGCCCTGCAGCGCAAGAACGAACAGCGGCGTGCTGCCCGCGAGGAAACCCTCGCCCAGCGCGAACGAGAACGGGAAGCCGAGAAACAGAAGAAAGCCGAGACATCTCGTGGGGGCGGCGAGGAGCGAAGCGAGGGCCGGCCCCACGCGTCGATAAGCGGAAAGGAGCTGTAG
- a CDS encoding M20/M25/M40 family metallo-hydrolase, giving the protein MNTDNTTAQLVPNRDRIFKDLSGLVSFNSPHSTPELADQHSAAADWVTAAVAEHGFEVERHPTVDNADVIIGRRAGTDGAPTVLLYSHYDIVPAGDPAAWTSDPFTLTARDGRWYGRGASDCKGNIAMHLETLRMLEAAGGTDANLLVVVEGSEELGGGGLEKLIDEKPDLFRADVILIADSGNVAVGTPTLTTALRGGAQVRVTMKTLEGAIHSGTFGGAAPDPVAALIRTLDSLRDEHGRTVIDSLDCTQTWEGEPYTAETFRKDGGVLDGVGLMGDAEAGEQPSDLVWARPAVSVTGFTSTPVDQAVNAIVPQAQAQLNLRVPATMDPAEAAEALKQHLIDHTPWGAHVEVEIFDINHGFATDPDRPAIGLLGACLREAYAEDDPAVELAVVASGGSIPLTATLQKHFPDAAIAMFGVEDNAAGIHSVDESVHPYEIERVAVAEALFLQRVSQL; this is encoded by the coding sequence ATGAACACCGACAACACCACAGCACAGCTCGTCCCCAACCGCGACAGGATCTTCAAGGACCTGTCCGGCCTCGTGTCGTTCAATTCCCCGCACTCCACACCGGAACTGGCCGACCAGCACTCCGCCGCCGCGGACTGGGTCACCGCCGCTGTGGCCGAGCATGGATTCGAGGTGGAGCGGCACCCCACCGTCGATAATGCGGACGTCATTATCGGCCGCCGCGCCGGCACCGATGGTGCGCCGACCGTGTTGCTGTACTCCCACTACGACATCGTTCCGGCCGGCGACCCCGCCGCTTGGACATCGGACCCGTTCACCCTCACTGCGCGCGACGGTCGCTGGTACGGGCGCGGCGCTTCCGACTGCAAAGGCAACATCGCCATGCACCTAGAAACTCTGCGGATGCTCGAGGCCGCCGGCGGCACCGACGCGAACCTGCTTGTCGTGGTCGAAGGCTCGGAAGAACTCGGCGGCGGTGGCCTGGAGAAGCTGATCGATGAGAAGCCGGACCTGTTCCGCGCCGACGTCATCCTGATCGCTGACTCTGGCAACGTTGCGGTCGGCACGCCCACCCTGACAACCGCCCTGCGCGGCGGCGCCCAGGTACGCGTGACCATGAAGACTTTGGAGGGCGCGATCCACTCCGGCACCTTCGGCGGGGCCGCACCCGACCCGGTGGCGGCGCTGATCCGGACGTTGGATTCGCTTCGCGACGAGCACGGCCGGACCGTCATCGACAGCCTCGACTGCACCCAGACATGGGAAGGTGAACCATACACCGCCGAGACCTTCCGCAAAGACGGCGGCGTCCTCGACGGCGTGGGCTTGATGGGCGATGCCGAGGCCGGCGAGCAGCCTTCCGACCTCGTATGGGCCCGCCCCGCCGTGAGCGTCACTGGCTTCACCTCCACCCCGGTGGACCAAGCCGTGAACGCGATCGTCCCCCAGGCGCAGGCGCAGCTCAACCTGCGCGTGCCCGCGACGATGGATCCGGCCGAGGCCGCCGAGGCCCTGAAACAACACCTGATCGACCACACTCCGTGGGGCGCGCATGTGGAGGTGGAGATCTTTGACATCAACCACGGGTTCGCCACCGACCCGGACCGCCCGGCCATTGGGCTGCTTGGCGCGTGTCTCCGCGAGGCCTACGCCGAGGACGACCCCGCCGTCGAGCTGGCCGTCGTCGCCTCCGGCGGATCGATCCCGCTCACGGCGACGTTGCAGAAGCACTTCCCCGACGCCGCCATCGCCATGTTCGGCGTGGAAGACAACGCAGCCGGCATCCACTCCGTGGACGAATCGGTGCACCCGTACGAAATCGAGCGGGTCGCCGTGGCGGAGGCACTCTTCCTCCAGCGGGTCTCACAGCTCTAA
- a CDS encoding DUF222 domain-containing protein: MTGRIAQLVDTIGDALAQLRDEFADPSLLSLHDVAAEMERLEEHLNAKALIDASFAYLCDRDNAGRLVGAVHPNAYLTTRLGLSAGEAYDRLARGRDLFAPPVTPEPADTGGDDDGSGGSGFELEFGTDNEETEQARREAEEQARRSQEEARTKAAGVSAEKQNIIRRELDKLLAPARGDRTRIHAQAMDEAASRDVKDLRMFVRRNVDAANRKHAPRNNPNAGFANRAVHIGHRKADGTHEITITATAGDTALFKAHLDKGLAPHTNTGDAQRGNDGTGETGGVTDYRTPPQRHYDQFTTILKAFESGQQKLSGGAASVVIAMTMDDLADTDGYAAGGGLFATNTGIDIDVIDMARLGLGTLDTADSDQANFILQLDSVTAVPLSMGKTRTASIGQRIAMLAVQGVCSWTGCTKPLTECEAHHIFAWILGGLTTMDNLTGLCRQHHRCNNDNRDGTWGKGHMDYDPDTGQAGLVTPGATHMQFNTTDPAHHCAANRIRRRNTTTSITTGSGTSGPTTPTPKTRPDPPLFPPNNTRPRTRKQPRPRAHTHARE, from the coding sequence ATGACGGGGCGCATCGCACAGCTTGTGGACACTATCGGCGATGCTTTGGCGCAGCTTCGCGACGAGTTCGCCGACCCGTCTCTACTATCGCTGCATGATGTGGCCGCTGAGATGGAAAGGCTCGAGGAGCACCTTAACGCCAAAGCGCTTATCGACGCTTCATTCGCCTACCTGTGCGACCGTGACAACGCCGGACGACTCGTCGGGGCGGTCCACCCCAACGCCTACCTGACCACCCGACTAGGGCTCTCGGCCGGGGAAGCCTACGACCGGCTCGCCCGCGGACGCGACCTCTTCGCACCGCCAGTGACACCTGAACCGGCTGACACCGGTGGTGACGATGATGGTTCCGGTGGTTCAGGGTTTGAGCTCGAGTTCGGTACGGATAATGAGGAAACCGAACAGGCCCGCCGTGAGGCTGAAGAGCAAGCCCGCCGCAGCCAGGAAGAAGCACGCACCAAAGCAGCCGGGGTGTCCGCGGAGAAGCAGAACATCATCCGCCGCGAACTCGACAAGCTGCTTGCCCCCGCCCGCGGGGACCGCACCCGCATCCACGCCCAAGCCATGGATGAAGCCGCCTCCCGGGACGTAAAAGACCTCCGGATGTTCGTGCGCCGCAACGTCGACGCCGCCAACCGTAAGCACGCCCCACGAAATAACCCGAACGCAGGTTTTGCCAACCGCGCGGTCCACATCGGGCACCGCAAAGCTGACGGCACCCACGAGATCACCATCACCGCCACCGCCGGTGATACCGCACTATTCAAAGCGCACCTGGATAAAGGACTCGCCCCGCACACCAACACCGGTGATGCTCAGCGCGGTAATGATGGCACCGGCGAAACCGGTGGTGTGACGGATTACCGCACGCCACCCCAACGCCACTACGACCAATTCACCACCATCCTCAAAGCTTTCGAATCAGGCCAGCAAAAGCTCAGCGGTGGTGCGGCATCTGTCGTCATCGCCATGACAATGGACGATCTTGCCGATACTGACGGCTACGCTGCCGGCGGTGGCCTGTTTGCCACCAACACAGGTATCGACATTGATGTCATCGACATGGCCCGCCTCGGCCTGGGCACCCTGGATACCGCTGATTCAGACCAGGCGAACTTCATCCTCCAGCTCGACTCCGTCACTGCGGTGCCGCTGTCGATGGGTAAAACCCGCACTGCTTCGATCGGGCAGCGCATCGCGATGCTCGCCGTCCAAGGGGTCTGCTCCTGGACCGGATGCACCAAACCACTGACCGAATGCGAAGCCCACCACATCTTCGCCTGGATCCTGGGTGGTTTGACCACGATGGATAACCTCACCGGATTATGCCGGCAGCACCACAGATGCAACAACGACAACCGCGACGGCACCTGGGGCAAAGGACATATGGACTACGACCCCGACACCGGACAAGCCGGACTTGTCACACCCGGGGCTACACACATGCAGTTCAACACCACAGACCCCGCCCACCACTGCGCAGCCAACCGCATCCGCCGCAGAAACACCACCACCAGCATCACCACCGGCAGTGGCACCAGTGGGCCCACAACACCCACACCCAAAACCAGACCCGACCCACCCCTATTCCCACCAAACAACACACGACCCCGCACCCGAAAACAGCCCAGACCGCGAGCACATACCCATGCCCGCGAATAG
- the groL gene encoding chaperonin GroEL (60 kDa chaperone family; promotes refolding of misfolded polypeptides especially under stressful conditions; forms two stacked rings of heptamers to form a barrel-shaped 14mer; ends can be capped by GroES; misfolded proteins enter the barrel where they are refolded when GroES binds) yields MAKMIAFDEEARRSLEQGLNTLADAVKVTLGPKGRNVVLEKSWGAPAITNDGVTIAKDIELEDPYEKIGAELVKEVAKKTDDVAGDGTTTATVLAQALVREGLRNVAAGSNPMGIKRGIQAAAEKVSTVLLDSAKEVETEEEIANTAGISASDPEIGKKIAQAMYAVGNGSVNKESVITVEESNTFGVDLEVTEGMRFDKGYISAYFATDMERGEAVLEDPYILLVSGKISNVKELLQVLEQVMQSGKPLLIIAEDVEGEALSTLVVNKIRGTFKSVAVKAPGFGDRRKAMLQDIAILTGGQVISEEVGLSLDTADISLLGQARKVVVTKDDTTIVQGAGDQAQIEGRVKQIRAEIDNSDSDYDREKLQERLAKLAGGVAVIKVGAATEVELKERKLRIEDAVRNAKAAVEEGIVAGGGVALLQASKELEGDLGLEGDEATGVKIVREALSAPLKQIALNAGLEPGVVADKVANLPAGEGLNAATGEYVNMLANGIADPAKVTRSALQNAASIAGLFLTTEAVVAQMPEPAAPAMDPEAMGGMM; encoded by the coding sequence ATGGCAAAGATGATCGCATTCGATGAGGAAGCACGTCGCAGCCTCGAGCAGGGTCTGAACACCCTGGCTGACGCTGTGAAGGTGACGCTGGGCCCAAAGGGCCGCAACGTTGTCCTGGAGAAGTCCTGGGGCGCGCCGGCGATTACGAATGACGGCGTGACCATTGCGAAGGACATCGAGCTCGAGGATCCGTACGAGAAGATCGGTGCTGAGCTGGTCAAGGAAGTCGCCAAGAAGACTGATGACGTCGCTGGCGACGGCACCACCACCGCAACCGTGCTGGCTCAGGCACTGGTCCGTGAGGGCCTGCGCAACGTCGCTGCCGGCTCCAACCCGATGGGCATCAAGCGCGGCATCCAGGCTGCGGCCGAGAAGGTCTCCACCGTCCTGCTCGACTCCGCCAAGGAGGTCGAGACCGAGGAGGAGATCGCTAACACCGCCGGCATTTCCGCGTCTGACCCGGAGATCGGCAAGAAGATCGCCCAGGCGATGTACGCCGTCGGCAACGGCTCCGTGAACAAGGAGTCTGTCATCACCGTCGAGGAGTCCAACACGTTCGGCGTGGACCTCGAGGTCACCGAAGGTATGCGCTTCGACAAGGGCTACATCTCCGCCTACTTCGCCACTGACATGGAGCGCGGCGAGGCTGTCCTGGAGGACCCGTACATCCTCCTGGTGTCCGGCAAGATCTCCAACGTCAAGGAGCTGCTACAGGTTCTGGAGCAGGTCATGCAGTCCGGCAAGCCGCTGCTGATCATCGCCGAGGATGTAGAGGGCGAGGCTCTGTCCACCCTCGTGGTCAACAAGATCCGCGGCACGTTCAAGTCGGTGGCTGTGAAGGCGCCGGGCTTCGGCGACCGTCGTAAAGCAATGCTGCAGGACATCGCCATCCTCACTGGCGGCCAGGTCATCTCCGAGGAGGTTGGCCTGTCGCTGGACACCGCTGACATCTCCCTGCTGGGCCAGGCACGCAAGGTCGTTGTGACCAAGGACGACACCACCATCGTCCAGGGTGCTGGCGACCAGGCTCAGATCGAGGGCCGCGTGAAGCAGATCCGCGCTGAGATCGACAACTCCGACTCCGACTACGACCGCGAGAAGCTCCAGGAGCGCCTGGCTAAGCTCGCCGGCGGTGTCGCTGTGATCAAGGTGGGTGCTGCCACCGAGGTCGAGCTCAAGGAGCGCAAGCTGCGCATCGAGGACGCTGTCCGCAACGCCAAGGCTGCTGTCGAGGAGGGCATCGTCGCTGGCGGTGGCGTGGCCCTGCTGCAGGCATCCAAGGAGCTCGAGGGCGACCTCGGCCTCGAGGGTGACGAGGCTACCGGCGTCAAGATCGTCCGCGAAGCCCTCTCCGCTCCGTTGAAGCAGATCGCGCTCAACGCTGGTCTCGAGCCGGGCGTTGTCGCTGACAAGGTTGCTAACCTCCCCGCTGGTGAGGGCCTGAACGCCGCCACCGGTGAGTACGTCAACATGCTGGCCAACGGCATCGCCGACCCCGCGAAGGTCACCCGTTCCGCACTGCAGAACGCTGCGTCCATCGCTGGCCTCTTCCTTACCACCGAGGCTGTCGTCGCGCAGATGCCGGAGCCCGCAGCTCCCGCAATGGACCCAGAGGCCATGGGCGGCATGATGTAA
- the ppk2 gene encoding polyphosphate kinase 2, translating into MANDDDMPMIDLTETEGYYVDDSDEDDPVLLKADGTPIETWRENYPYDERMSRDEYEKVKRALQIELLKWQNWTKDTGQRHIIIFEGRDAAGKGGTIKRFNEHLNPRGARTVALEKPSPRESTSWYFQRYIQHFPAGGEIVFFDRSWYNRSGVERVMGFCTESQHAEFLREVPMLENMILGSGISLTKFWFSVTKKEQRTRFAIRQVDPVRQWKLSPMDLASLDKWDDYTRAKEEQFRYTDTDESPWITIKSNDKKRARINAMRYILSKFEYTNKDHDVVGEPDPLIVKRGRDQIGD; encoded by the coding sequence ATGGCAAACGATGATGACATGCCCATGATCGACTTGACGGAGACCGAGGGATACTACGTCGACGATTCTGACGAAGATGACCCGGTGCTCCTTAAGGCGGACGGTACCCCGATTGAGACCTGGCGTGAGAACTACCCGTACGACGAGCGCATGAGCCGGGACGAGTACGAGAAGGTCAAGCGTGCTCTGCAGATTGAGTTGCTGAAGTGGCAGAACTGGACGAAGGATACCGGCCAGCGTCACATCATCATCTTCGAGGGCCGCGACGCAGCCGGTAAGGGCGGCACCATCAAGCGCTTCAATGAGCACCTCAACCCGCGTGGTGCGCGAACCGTGGCTCTGGAGAAGCCGAGCCCGCGCGAGTCCACCTCCTGGTACTTCCAGCGCTACATCCAGCACTTCCCGGCTGGCGGCGAGATCGTCTTCTTCGACCGCTCCTGGTACAACCGCTCCGGCGTTGAGCGCGTCATGGGCTTCTGCACCGAGTCGCAGCACGCCGAGTTCCTGCGCGAGGTGCCGATGCTGGAGAACATGATCCTCGGCTCCGGCATCTCCCTGACCAAGTTCTGGTTCTCGGTGACGAAGAAGGAGCAGCGCACCCGCTTCGCCATCCGCCAGGTCGACCCGGTGCGCCAGTGGAAGCTGTCGCCGATGGACCTCGCGTCCCTGGACAAGTGGGACGATTACACCCGCGCCAAGGAAGAGCAGTTCCGCTACACGGACACTGACGAGTCCCCCTGGATCACCATCAAGTCCAACGACAAGAAGCGCGCCCGCATCAACGCGATGCGCTACATCCTGTCCAAGTTTGAGTACACGAACAAGGATCACGATGTTGTGGGCGAACCGGACCCGTTGATCGTCAAGCGCGGCCGCGACCAGATCGGGGACTAA
- a CDS encoding enoyl-CoA hydratase-related protein, whose translation MTISVSRPAPRVAQLTIDRDEKRNALNTEVCTLLERALNDSLIDARAILITGAGSAFCSGADLSGGDVGEFYPPMESLFMSIRRAPVPVIAYVNGPAIGAGAMLAAVCDLRVVSPTARFMVPVADMAIGVNDVLVKSFELQMGGSWARAMLLAGASMSAADAEATGFAVRPSMFPRLELPGVGSEAHDSAEFAVALAELCAAKAPLTVRNVKMEFAHASGEPFSEDELESARQAPWDSADIREAAQAVAEKRTPEFRGE comes from the coding sequence GTGACTATTAGCGTCTCCCGCCCGGCACCGCGCGTCGCGCAACTCACCATTGACCGCGACGAAAAACGCAACGCGCTCAATACGGAAGTCTGCACCTTACTCGAGCGCGCGCTGAACGATTCGCTTATCGACGCCCGCGCCATCCTCATCACCGGCGCCGGCTCCGCCTTCTGCTCCGGCGCGGATCTGAGCGGCGGGGATGTTGGCGAGTTCTACCCCCCGATGGAGTCGCTCTTCATGTCGATCCGCCGCGCACCCGTTCCCGTCATCGCCTACGTGAATGGCCCCGCGATCGGGGCGGGGGCGATGCTCGCCGCCGTGTGTGACCTGCGGGTCGTGTCTCCGACCGCGCGGTTCATGGTCCCGGTGGCCGACATGGCGATCGGCGTCAACGACGTCCTGGTGAAGTCCTTTGAACTTCAGATGGGCGGATCATGGGCGCGGGCGATGCTGCTCGCCGGCGCGAGTATGTCCGCCGCCGACGCGGAGGCCACAGGTTTCGCTGTGCGGCCGTCGATGTTCCCGCGGCTTGAGCTCCCGGGCGTGGGGAGCGAGGCCCATGATTCCGCCGAGTTCGCCGTCGCTCTTGCAGAGCTATGCGCGGCCAAAGCTCCGTTGACGGTGCGCAACGTGAAGATGGAGTTCGCGCACGCGTCAGGCGAGCCGTTCAGTGAGGACGAGTTGGAGTCCGCCCGCCAAGCCCCCTGGGATTCGGCAGATATCCGCGAAGCCGCTCAGGCTGTGGCCGAGAAGCGCACCCCTGAGTTCCGAGGCGAGTAG
- a CDS encoding MarR family winged helix-turn-helix transcriptional regulator, whose amino-acid sequence MPESLDLPDALLQSPSFQIERIRRATKDTVETELTKRGTTMREFWVLTCTMTHAASQTQLSELLAIDASDMVRLIDSLETHGWVARERDTKDRRRQIIIPTKKGRKIQTDLASLVASAEERALDDASNKQLKHLRKLTKAILNGHDAPAAAGAGAATE is encoded by the coding sequence ATGCCCGAATCGCTCGACCTTCCTGACGCTTTGCTGCAGTCGCCGTCTTTCCAAATCGAACGCATCCGCCGCGCGACTAAAGACACGGTGGAGACCGAGCTGACCAAGCGCGGCACGACCATGCGCGAGTTTTGGGTTCTCACCTGCACGATGACGCACGCTGCCAGCCAGACGCAGCTGTCGGAACTTCTCGCGATCGACGCTTCCGACATGGTCCGCCTGATCGATTCGTTGGAAACGCACGGTTGGGTCGCCCGCGAGCGCGACACCAAGGATCGTCGCCGGCAGATCATCATCCCCACGAAGAAGGGGCGCAAGATCCAGACCGATCTCGCATCACTCGTGGCTTCCGCGGAAGAGCGCGCGCTTGACGACGCTTCCAATAAACAGCTCAAGCACCTCCGCAAACTCACCAAAGCCATCCTCAATGGGCACGATGCTCCTGCCGCCGCTGGAGCAGGTGCCGCGACTGAATAG
- a CDS encoding rhodanese-like domain-containing protein, with product MQSVQVTDVPNDAQLIDVREPDEFADTHAAGAVNLPLSNFAVLAQQIDTTEPVYVICRSGGRSVEASQYLEEIFGADVYNVLGGTQAWVNAGLPTE from the coding sequence ATGCAGTCAGTTCAGGTCACCGATGTCCCCAACGACGCACAGCTTATCGACGTCCGCGAGCCCGACGAATTCGCCGACACCCACGCCGCCGGCGCCGTCAACCTGCCCCTGTCCAACTTCGCCGTGCTGGCGCAGCAGATCGACACGACCGAGCCCGTCTACGTAATCTGCCGGTCCGGCGGCCGTTCCGTTGAGGCGTCCCAGTACCTCGAGGAGATCTTCGGCGCGGATGTCTACAACGTCCTCGGCGGCACACAGGCATGGGTCAACGCTGGCCTGCCCACCGAGTAG